One genomic window of Planctomycetaceae bacterium includes the following:
- a CDS encoding response regulator — translation MSEFLLSELDFIFLLYGLSFLLLAAVCLSRGRKDAISWRWLGLFGLFHGANEWLDLLSISVADTMVFTGIRVTVMAVSFIFLLEFARGGLATLRGKAPAVWVCLPLLVMAIVGSLGHGWAGINVGIRTVVGFLAAAGAAGVLWAHSTAAPARQKLWLRVLAAAMGAYAVAAGLITPRAPVFLADVLNHEWFLACTGVPVQAVRTLLAIIMTVSLWRYSVAAAAPDKVGEFHGAVPIRAPLFLLGILAAGWIATIFVGNHADSQLRGNVMARAMASAAGISPQHVQALACSEADVGTDNYRQLKERMVALRGSARDVRFVYLTQLAQGKVKFLVESEPDDSPDHSPCGSVYEDASAGFYRVFSYGQAMTEGPHPDKWGVWVSGIAPLRDAKTHKVIAALGMDIAADRWAREIAIARLGPIGITCLVGILVLGSYVVNARLRESAQVLLESQQQYRSLVEGSPNTVQLFDSRGRYLTVNEPGLRTMNCALSDLVGRPYVDVWPPQTRPLVQSAVTEVLSGRRTEFEAPFRRGDGQEIVWQVTLNPSSWRGRRVTQFVGVCSDITVRTRAEEALRQRDRLLGAVSEATAALLTITDLSLSVAQALQTVGRAAGVDRVYVFENHDESGTGRRLMSQRYEWACETAAPEIDNPQLQNLSYDSMSPTWYDDMASGAATNGIVKDMAAPIRDLLESQGIVSVLLLPIMVDGHYWGFIGFDDCHCRRRWDETESSILTTLGSAIGSAITRRRAEMALDETRRHAEAAARKEAVANAAKSDFLARMSHEIRTPMNGVVGMTDLLTRTTLTDQQRRYARIVKSSALSLLTIINDILDFSKIEAGMLTLHPREFDLRTVVEDTVEMFARAAEEKCLELVSLVEAPVPFQVRGDADRLRQILVNLIGNAMKFTEHGEVVVRARLVRVSGAKAQVRFTVRDTGAGISPENAGRLFKSFSQVDSFATRKHGGTGLGLAICKRLAEMMGGQTGLESEEGAGSTFWFTVMLDTCNQPPRQTARDLADLSRKPVLVVDDNAASRQAMCELLNSWGLVAKTSSGGAEAVEALRRHSASDNPFGIVLADLQMPQMTGETLLRTIMSDATIAPTVRVLMVPSETSLEDGAFYAVAHACVFKPVHQSRLFDEIVQAVARSKGREALPQGAAAAAVPAAVQPRDASILLAEDNEVNQELAVEILRMSGFRCEVVTNGRDAVDLLMKKKFDLVLMDCQMPEMDGLDATRIIRDKERIGMVMARHAARIPIIALTANAVSGERQKCLDAGMDGYIAKPFVPDELIRMIESTLAPAPGRADASSSQDAAPSVPFDLADLQRRCLNNVQFMDKMLGKFAETIPGELHKLEAAAAAGNAPETRRLAHSIKGAAANLSAGQLRQAAYAVEQAGQAGDITAAAQRLPRVRAELERCLEAIPGILTVGGDH, via the coding sequence ATGAGTGAGTTCCTGCTTTCCGAGCTGGATTTCATTTTCTTGCTCTACGGGCTGTCGTTCCTGCTCCTGGCGGCGGTCTGCCTGAGCCGCGGGCGCAAAGACGCCATCTCCTGGCGGTGGCTGGGCCTGTTCGGTCTGTTCCACGGCGCCAACGAGTGGCTGGATCTGCTGTCGATCAGCGTTGCCGACACGATGGTGTTCACGGGCATCCGCGTGACGGTGATGGCGGTGTCGTTCATTTTCCTGCTCGAGTTTGCCCGCGGGGGCCTGGCGACGCTGCGGGGCAAGGCGCCGGCGGTATGGGTCTGCCTGCCGCTGCTGGTGATGGCCATCGTGGGCAGCCTGGGGCACGGTTGGGCGGGGATCAACGTCGGCATCCGGACGGTCGTGGGGTTTCTGGCCGCCGCGGGCGCCGCGGGCGTCTTGTGGGCGCATTCGACCGCCGCGCCGGCGCGGCAGAAACTGTGGCTGCGCGTCCTGGCGGCGGCGATGGGCGCGTACGCGGTCGCCGCGGGGCTCATCACGCCGCGGGCGCCGGTATTTCTGGCAGACGTGCTGAACCACGAGTGGTTTCTCGCCTGCACGGGCGTGCCGGTCCAGGCGGTTCGCACGCTCCTGGCGATCATCATGACGGTCTCGCTGTGGCGATATTCGGTCGCCGCGGCCGCTCCAGACAAGGTTGGCGAGTTCCACGGGGCCGTGCCCATCCGGGCGCCGCTGTTTCTTCTGGGGATACTGGCGGCGGGGTGGATCGCGACGATCTTTGTCGGCAACCATGCCGATTCTCAGCTTCGCGGCAACGTCATGGCCCGGGCCATGGCTTCGGCGGCGGGGATTTCACCCCAACACGTCCAGGCGTTGGCGTGTTCAGAGGCGGATGTCGGCACCGACAACTACCGCCAGTTGAAGGAGCGGATGGTCGCCCTTCGCGGATCCGCGCGGGACGTGCGATTTGTCTATCTGACGCAGCTTGCGCAGGGCAAGGTGAAGTTCCTGGTCGAATCGGAACCGGATGACTCGCCCGATCATTCCCCTTGCGGATCGGTTTATGAAGACGCCAGTGCGGGCTTCTACAGGGTCTTCAGCTACGGCCAGGCCATGACCGAGGGACCGCACCCGGACAAATGGGGCGTCTGGGTCAGCGGGATCGCGCCGCTGCGCGACGCCAAGACCCACAAGGTGATCGCGGCGCTGGGCATGGACATCGCCGCCGACCGCTGGGCGCGGGAGATCGCCATCGCGCGCCTGGGGCCGATCGGCATCACGTGCCTGGTGGGCATCCTGGTGCTGGGTTCGTACGTCGTCAATGCCCGTCTGCGCGAGTCGGCACAGGTGCTGCTGGAGTCGCAGCAGCAATACCGCAGCCTGGTCGAGGGCTCGCCCAACACCGTGCAGCTATTCGACAGCCGCGGACGATATCTGACCGTCAACGAACCGGGCCTGCGCACCATGAACTGCGCCCTGTCGGACCTGGTCGGGCGCCCGTACGTGGACGTGTGGCCGCCGCAGACGCGGCCTCTCGTTCAAAGCGCCGTGACCGAGGTGCTTTCGGGACGGCGGACCGAGTTCGAGGCGCCCTTCCGCCGCGGCGACGGGCAGGAGATCGTCTGGCAGGTGACGTTGAACCCCTCGTCGTGGCGCGGGCGGCGCGTCACGCAGTTCGTGGGCGTCTGCAGCGACATCACCGTCCGCACGCGGGCCGAGGAGGCGCTGCGCCAACGGGACCGCCTGCTGGGGGCGGTCTCCGAAGCCACCGCGGCGCTGCTGACCATCACCGACCTGTCGCTGAGCGTCGCCCAGGCGTTGCAGACGGTCGGTCGGGCCGCCGGCGTCGACCGCGTCTATGTCTTCGAAAACCACGACGAGAGCGGCACGGGGCGCCGCCTCATGAGCCAGCGTTACGAATGGGCCTGCGAAACCGCCGCACCGGAGATCGACAACCCCCAACTCCAGAATCTGTCTTACGATTCGATGTCGCCCACGTGGTATGACGACATGGCCTCCGGGGCCGCCACCAACGGGATCGTGAAGGACATGGCCGCGCCGATCCGGGACCTGCTGGAGTCGCAGGGCATCGTCTCGGTCCTGCTGCTGCCGATCATGGTCGACGGGCACTACTGGGGCTTCATCGGATTCGACGACTGCCACTGCCGGCGCCGCTGGGACGAGACCGAGTCGTCCATCCTGACGACCCTGGGCAGCGCCATCGGAAGCGCCATCACGCGCCGCCGCGCGGAGATGGCGCTGGACGAGACGCGCCGCCATGCCGAGGCCGCCGCCAGGAAAGAGGCCGTCGCCAACGCCGCCAAGAGCGACTTTCTGGCGCGGATGAGCCACGAGATCCGCACCCCGATGAACGGCGTGGTGGGCATGACCGACCTGCTGACGCGCACGACGCTGACCGACCAGCAGCGCCGCTATGCGCGCATCGTCAAGAGTTCGGCCCTGTCGCTGCTGACGATCATCAACGACATCCTGGACTTCTCCAAGATCGAGGCGGGCATGCTGACGCTGCACCCGCGCGAGTTCGACCTGCGGACCGTCGTCGAGGACACGGTCGAGATGTTCGCCCGCGCCGCCGAGGAAAAGTGCCTCGAGCTGGTCAGCCTCGTCGAGGCCCCCGTACCCTTCCAGGTGCGCGGAGACGCCGACCGCCTGCGCCAGATCCTGGTCAACCTCATCGGCAACGCCATGAAGTTCACCGAGCATGGCGAGGTCGTCGTCCGGGCCAGGCTGGTCCGCGTCAGCGGCGCCAAGGCCCAGGTGCGATTCACCGTGCGCGACACCGGAGCGGGAATCTCTCCCGAAAACGCCGGCCGCCTGTTCAAGTCCTTCTCCCAGGTCGACTCCTTCGCCACCCGAAAACACGGCGGAACCGGTCTGGGCCTGGCCATCTGCAAACGCCTGGCCGAAATGATGGGCGGCCAAACCGGCCTCGAGAGCGAAGAAGGCGCCGGGTCCACCTTCTGGTTCACCGTCATGCTCGACACCTGCAACCAGCCCCCGCGCCAGACCGCCAGGGACCTCGCCGATCTGAGCAGGAAACCCGTCCTGGTGGTCGACGACAACGCCGCCAGCCGCCAGGCCATGTGCGAGTTGCTCAACAGCTGGGGACTGGTCGCCAAGACCAGCTCCGGCGGCGCCGAGGCCGTCGAAGCGCTGCGCCGCCACAGCGCCAGCGACAACCCCTTCGGCATCGTGCTGGCCGATCTCCAGATGCCGCAAATGACCGGCGAGACGCTGCTGCGGACGATCATGTCCGACGCCACCATCGCCCCGACCGTGCGCGTGCTGATGGTGCCGTCCGAAACCTCCCTCGAAGACGGCGCGTTTTACGCCGTCGCCCACGCCTGCGTCTTCAAACCCGTCCACCAGTCGCGGCTGTTCGACGAGATCGTCCAGGCCGTGGCCCGGTCCAAGGGGCGGGAAGCCCTGCCCCAGGGCGCCGCCGCGGCGGCGGTCCCGGCGGCGGTGCAGCCTCGGGACGCGTCGATCCTGCTGGCCGAGGACAACGAGGTCAACCAGGAGCTGGCCGTCGAGATCCTTCGCATGAGCGGTTTCCGCTGCGAGGTCGTCACCAACGGGCGCGACGCGGTCGACCTGCTGATGAAGAAGAAGTTCGACCTGGTCCTGATGGACTGCCAGATGCCCGAGATGGACGGCCTGGACGCCACGCGCATCATCCGCGACAAGGAACGCATTGGCATGGTCATGGCCCGCCACGCCGCTCGCATCCCGATCATCGCCCTGACGGCCAACGCCGTCAGCGGCGAACGCCAGAAGTGCCTCGATGCCGGCATGGACGGTTACATCGCCAAGCCCTTCGTGCCCGACGAGCTGATCCGCATGATCGAGTCTACCCTCGCGCCGGCGCCGGGGCGCGCCGATGCCTCCTCTTCGCAGGACGCTGCGCCCAGTGTGCCTTTCGACCTGGCGGACCTGCAAAGGCGATGTCTCAATAACGTCCAGTTCATGGACAAGATGCTGGGCAAATTTGCCGAAACCATACCGGGAGAGCTGCACAAGCTCGAGGCCGCCGCCGCCGCGGGCAACGCCCCCGAGACGCGACGCCTGGCGCACTCGATCAAGGGCGCCGCGGCCAATCTCTCGGCCGGGCAGTTGCGGCAGGCGGCATACGCGGTGGAACAGGCGGGCCAGGCCGGCGACATCACCGCGGCGGCGCAGCGGTTGCCGCGGGTGCGGGCTGAGCTGGAACGGTGCCTGGAGGCGATACCGGGAATTTTGACGGTCGGCGGAGACCACTGA
- a CDS encoding D-2-hydroxyacid dehydrogenase, with the protein MKIVILDAYATNPGDLSWAPLQALGECEIHDRTPAELTVARAAGAEIVLTNKTLLPAGVIEQLPLARYIGLLSTGTDAVDVAAAAAGGIVVCNVPAYSTQSVAEMVFAHLLNLTFHAAEHALGVRAGQWARNSDFCYSDFPLVELAGKTMGLVGFGQIGRAVARIALAMRMNVLVHTLRASEAAGVTFVELDRIFADSDVVSLHCPLTDHTRRLVDARRLGMMKPTAFLINTSRGGVVDEPALAAALNAGRIAGAGLDVLSIEPPRESNVLIEAKNCYITPHIAWATKEARQRLINVVVENVRAFLAGKPQNAVL; encoded by the coding sequence ATGAAGATCGTCATCCTCGACGCCTATGCGACCAACCCGGGCGACCTGTCCTGGGCGCCCCTGCAGGCGCTGGGCGAGTGCGAGATCCACGATCGCACGCCTGCCGAGCTGACCGTTGCGCGCGCCGCCGGCGCCGAGATCGTCCTGACCAACAAGACCCTGCTGCCCGCCGGCGTCATCGAGCAATTGCCCCTCGCGCGGTACATCGGACTGCTCTCGACCGGCACCGACGCCGTCGACGTCGCCGCGGCCGCCGCGGGCGGCATCGTGGTCTGCAACGTGCCGGCCTACAGCACGCAGTCCGTCGCCGAAATGGTCTTCGCCCACCTGCTGAACCTGACGTTCCATGCCGCCGAGCACGCCCTGGGCGTTCGCGCCGGGCAATGGGCACGCAACAGCGACTTCTGCTACAGCGACTTTCCGCTGGTGGAACTTGCCGGAAAGACGATGGGCCTGGTCGGCTTCGGCCAGATCGGCCGCGCCGTCGCCCGCATCGCCCTGGCGATGCGCATGAACGTGCTGGTGCATACGCTCAGGGCATCCGAGGCCGCGGGCGTGACATTCGTCGAGCTGGATCGAATCTTCGCCGACAGCGACGTCGTCTCGCTCCACTGCCCGCTGACCGATCATACGCGGCGACTGGTCGACGCGCGGCGGCTGGGCATGATGAAACCCACCGCCTTCCTCATCAACACCAGCCGCGGCGGGGTGGTCGACGAGCCCGCCCTGGCGGCCGCCCTCAACGCCGGGCGCATCGCCGGGGCTGGACTGGACGTGCTGAGCATCGAGCCGCCTCGGGAAAGCAATGTGTTGATCGAAGCGAAGAATTGCTACATTACCCCGCACATCGCCTGGGCGACGAAAGAAGCCCGACAGCGGCTCATTAACGTAGTCGTTGAAAACGTGCGGGCGTTCCTGGCGGGCAAACCGCAGAACGCGGTGCTGTAA
- a CDS encoding creatininase family protein, whose product MTDRIEEWDLTATNLGRAARQRYEVAVLPTGAIEPHNRHLPYGQDVRHTTWVARESCRRAWASGGKVLCLPAIPFGVDCNLMDFPLAMHVSQQVLDAMVREVIVSCLRHRIAKFVIVNGHGGNDFAPLCRQVQCDLDTHVFICDWWKVGADRYGEIFDHPDDHAGQMETSVAMTLFPELVEMENAGSGAAAPFALEGLRKGYARTSRRFSQLNDHCAAGDPSGASAEKGKAYLELVVDRVAAFLAELSAAKVDKDFPQESCGVRQP is encoded by the coding sequence ATGACTGACCGCATCGAAGAATGGGACCTGACAGCCACGAACCTCGGCCGCGCTGCCAGGCAGCGCTATGAGGTGGCCGTCCTGCCGACCGGCGCCATCGAGCCGCACAACCGCCACCTGCCGTACGGGCAGGATGTGCGTCACACCACGTGGGTCGCCCGCGAAAGCTGCCGCCGCGCGTGGGCGAGCGGGGGCAAGGTGCTGTGCCTGCCGGCGATCCCCTTCGGCGTCGACTGCAACCTGATGGACTTCCCGCTGGCGATGCACGTCAGCCAGCAGGTCCTCGACGCGATGGTGCGAGAGGTGATCGTCTCGTGCCTGCGCCACCGGATCGCCAAGTTCGTGATCGTCAACGGCCACGGCGGCAACGACTTTGCGCCGCTGTGCCGCCAGGTGCAATGCGACCTCGATACGCACGTGTTCATCTGCGACTGGTGGAAGGTCGGCGCCGACCGCTACGGCGAAATCTTCGACCACCCCGACGACCACGCCGGGCAGATGGAGACCTCCGTCGCGATGACGCTGTTCCCCGAGCTGGTCGAGATGGAAAACGCCGGCAGCGGCGCCGCCGCCCCCTTTGCCCTGGAAGGCCTGCGCAAAGGCTATGCCCGCACCAGCCGGCGATTCTCCCAGCTCAACGACCACTGCGCCGCCGGCGACCCCAGCGGCGCTTCGGCCGAAAAGGGCAAGGCGTACCTGGAACTCGTAGTGGATCGCGTGGCCGCATTTTTAGCGGAACTTTCAGCCGCCAAAGTGGATAAAGACTTTCCGCAGGAATCATGTGGAGTGCGGCAGCCGTAG
- a CDS encoding sialidase family protein, producing the protein MSGVRRGFSIPIVDLSRRSDMHVVVDRETGKYLGHPTTVLLDDGQTIIAVYPKGHGRGAIVMKRSTDGGKTWSDRLPTPESWATSLEVPTIYPVVDAAGKKRLIMFSALYPLRMAVSEDDGATWSELEPLGEWGGITAMSDCTPLKTPGHYLAMFHDDGRFIAGGGAHTNTMTLLKTFSTDGGLTWQKPQAVLAREDVHLCEPGIFRSPDGRQLAVLLRENARRRNSFVIFSEDEGKTFSEPRELPGSLTGDRHQGLYLPDGRLIISFRDTCHNSPTWGDWAGWVGTYDDIVQGREGQYRVRFKDNLLDGDCAYPALELLPDGTVVTMTYGHWYADEIKVASILALRFKIEQLDAIVNE; encoded by the coding sequence ATGAGTGGCGTTCGCCGCGGTTTCTCGATCCCCATCGTCGATCTCAGCCGTCGCAGCGACATGCATGTCGTCGTCGACCGCGAGACCGGAAAGTACCTCGGCCACCCGACCACCGTCCTTCTCGACGACGGGCAGACGATCATCGCCGTCTATCCCAAGGGGCACGGGCGCGGCGCCATCGTCATGAAAAGGAGCACCGACGGCGGCAAGACCTGGTCCGACCGCCTGCCCACGCCGGAAAGCTGGGCCACCAGCCTCGAGGTGCCGACGATCTACCCGGTCGTCGACGCGGCTGGAAAAAAACGCCTGATCATGTTCTCGGCGCTATACCCGCTGCGGATGGCCGTCAGCGAAGACGACGGGGCCACCTGGAGCGAACTGGAACCGCTGGGCGAGTGGGGGGGCATCACGGCGATGTCCGACTGCACGCCGCTCAAGACGCCCGGGCACTACCTGGCGATGTTCCACGACGACGGGCGCTTCATCGCCGGCGGCGGCGCACACACCAACACCATGACGCTGCTCAAAACGTTCAGCACCGACGGCGGCCTGACCTGGCAGAAGCCCCAGGCCGTGCTCGCCCGCGAAGACGTACACCTGTGCGAGCCGGGAATCTTCCGCAGCCCCGACGGGCGACAGCTCGCCGTGCTGCTGCGCGAGAACGCCCGGCGGCGCAACAGCTTCGTGATCTTCTCCGAGGACGAAGGCAAGACCTTCAGCGAGCCGCGCGAGTTGCCCGGCTCGCTCACCGGCGACCGCCACCAGGGCCTGTACCTGCCCGACGGGCGGCTGATCATCAGCTTCCGCGACACCTGCCACAACTCGCCGACCTGGGGCGACTGGGCTGGATGGGTCGGAACGTACGATGACATCGTGCAGGGGCGCGAAGGACAATATCGCGTCCGCTTCAAAGACAACCTGCTTGACGGCGACTGTGCGTACCCCGCGCTGGAACTGCTCCCCGACGGCACGGTGGTGACGATGACCTACGGCCACTGGTACGCCGACGAAATCAAGGTCGCCTCGATCCTCGCGCTGCGGTTCAAGATCGAGCAACTCGACGCAATCGTGAACGAATAG
- a CDS encoding uroporphyrinogen decarboxylase family protein, with product MKRPPDVRAPDRQRYLDAVAHCPRPDVPLFETEADPAIVEGMLGKAVDYALHSFELPIADVVEWNRRMGNDMAYFSHVWHLGRKEMRDEHGRLHYVDGTMKSRAALRDFPLPDLDALRRRLEALLAALEGTEMGVVIGAQTAGFTAATAIGFQDFCIAAIENPTFVDEFQKLLHEYTLRELAMYLEYPIDAVKIGSGLIAGGGPMLGPAMMERFEFRHMREQAAMIKAAGKFLMFHIDGQVEPLLPTLLAMGGDVLHPIDPCGGQQDIYHLKEAWGDRIALHGNIDINGVLLSGTAADVRADVQRHIEGLSADGGYIVSSSHDLHQLLPLENIYAMRDAVHEHP from the coding sequence ATGAAAAGGCCTCCTGACGTGCGGGCGCCCGACCGGCAACGATATCTCGACGCCGTCGCTCACTGCCCGCGCCCCGACGTGCCGCTGTTCGAGACCGAAGCCGATCCGGCGATCGTCGAGGGGATGCTGGGCAAGGCCGTCGATTACGCGCTGCATTCCTTCGAGCTGCCCATCGCCGACGTCGTCGAGTGGAACCGCCGCATGGGCAACGACATGGCGTACTTCAGCCATGTCTGGCACCTGGGCCGCAAGGAGATGCGCGACGAGCACGGGCGGCTGCATTATGTCGACGGCACGATGAAGAGCCGCGCCGCCCTGCGCGATTTTCCGCTGCCGGACCTGGACGCGCTGCGCCGCCGGCTCGAGGCGCTGCTGGCGGCGCTGGAGGGCACGGAGATGGGCGTGGTGATCGGGGCGCAGACCGCCGGATTCACGGCCGCCACGGCGATCGGGTTTCAGGACTTCTGCATCGCGGCCATCGAGAACCCGACCTTCGTCGACGAGTTCCAGAAGCTCCTGCACGAGTACACGCTACGCGAGTTGGCGATGTACCTGGAATACCCCATCGACGCGGTGAAGATCGGCTCGGGACTCATCGCCGGAGGCGGGCCGATGCTGGGGCCGGCGATGATGGAGCGATTCGAGTTCCGCCACATGCGCGAGCAGGCCGCGATGATCAAGGCCGCCGGCAAGTTCCTGATGTTCCACATCGACGGGCAGGTCGAGCCGCTGCTGCCGACGCTGCTGGCGATGGGGGGCGACGTGCTGCACCCGATCGACCCCTGCGGCGGACAGCAGGACATCTATCATCTTAAAGAAGCCTGGGGCGACCGCATCGCCCTCCACGGCAATATCGACATCAACGGCGTGCTGCTGTCCGGCACGGCCGCGGACGTGCGGGCCGACGTGCAGCGGCATATCGAGGGGTTGTCCGCCGATGGCGGCTACATCGTCTCGTCCAGCCACGACCTGCACCAGCTCCTGCCGCTGGAAAACATCTACGCGATGCGCGACGCCGTGCATGAGCACCCGTAG
- a CDS encoding dihydrodipicolinate synthase family protein: MKTKLISAVCSLLNEDGSLDAAGMRRHIADQWNAGIAGILAAGTMGQMQQLCDKAYAQVIEVASQRMPGRGEVMIGVGDASWPRTRDRIALAQQSDIDYLVILTPAYVKYTQKQLIAYCQTAADYAAKPIFLYDLPQLTGNALDIQTVVELSRHPNIHGIKCSDIWEKTRQIIDLLEDGFRIIPAQPFQIDTMVRLGVESNLDGIFSVFPRCALRVAAAAESGEIRQARRLQAQFSAMLNLLRTLGYSVFNAAAAILNDRGISGRGAALPAAAPDDAQRAALLGEPLVAELQAHEKAS; this comes from the coding sequence ATGAAGACAAAGCTTATCAGCGCCGTGTGCAGTTTGCTTAACGAAGATGGGTCGCTGGACGCGGCGGGCATGCGTCGGCATATCGCCGACCAGTGGAACGCGGGGATCGCCGGCATTCTCGCCGCCGGAACCATGGGGCAGATGCAGCAGCTCTGCGACAAGGCGTACGCCCAGGTGATCGAAGTCGCCTCGCAGCGCATGCCAGGCCGCGGCGAGGTCATGATCGGCGTGGGCGACGCGTCGTGGCCGCGGACGCGCGACCGGATCGCGCTGGCCCAGCAGAGCGACATCGATTACCTCGTCATCCTCACGCCGGCGTACGTCAAGTACACGCAGAAGCAGTTGATCGCGTACTGTCAGACCGCGGCGGACTACGCGGCAAAGCCGATCTTCCTTTACGACTTGCCGCAACTGACCGGCAACGCGTTGGACATCCAGACCGTCGTCGAGCTCTCGCGACATCCCAACATCCACGGCATCAAGTGCTCGGACATCTGGGAGAAGACGCGGCAGATCATCGACCTGCTCGAGGACGGCTTCCGGATCATCCCCGCCCAGCCGTTCCAGATCGACACGATGGTGCGCCTGGGCGTCGAGAGCAACCTCGACGGGATCTTCTCGGTCTTCCCGCGCTGCGCCCTTCGCGTCGCGGCGGCCGCCGAAAGCGGGGAAATCCGCCAGGCCCGCCGCCTCCAGGCGCAGTTCAGCGCGATGCTCAACCTGCTGCGCACGCTGGGGTACTCGGTCTTCAACGCCGCCGCGGCCATCCTCAACGACCGCGGAATCAGCGGGCGCGGCGCCGCCCTGCCGGCGGCTGCCCCCGACGACGCCCAGCGAGCGGCCCTGCTGGGCGAACCGCTGGTGGCGGAACTTCAGGCGCATGAAAAGGCCTCCTGA
- a CDS encoding uroporphyrinogen decarboxylase family protein: MRSEVTDRYYRVYTYQNVDRVPDLEFGYWPQTIRRWISEGAKIDMTPQEINSMFSGKFDAFFGLEGEGTGIGAACFMHPSFEHEVIERKEHSVIERGGDGVVAERFEAAQDESSIPHFIDFPIKTPADWQEMRKRYRRDDPVRKGKDSDFAHVREAMARGAMVTLHLCGPYGQLRNWMGFENLSTAFYDYPEMIHDMMESFTELIVDSVEAAPADIPIDQVSWWEDMASRNGPFVSPRMFREFLQPAYHAVMQAAKKRGCVLGIVDCDGNPHDIVGNWLEEGVNIMFPMEVAAGVDAAEWRKEWGLDLRMRGGIAKVPLAQDKSAIDAELERIRPLLDQGGFIPHLDHLVPPDISYANYCYYREKKMKMIGK, encoded by the coding sequence ATGCGTTCCGAAGTGACTGACCGTTACTATCGCGTTTACACGTACCAGAACGTCGACCGCGTGCCGGACCTGGAGTTCGGGTACTGGCCGCAGACGATTCGCCGCTGGATTTCCGAAGGCGCCAAGATCGACATGACGCCCCAGGAGATCAACTCGATGTTCAGCGGCAAGTTCGACGCGTTTTTCGGCCTTGAGGGCGAGGGCACGGGCATCGGGGCGGCGTGTTTCATGCACCCGTCGTTCGAGCACGAGGTCATCGAGCGCAAGGAGCATTCCGTCATCGAGCGCGGCGGCGACGGCGTGGTCGCCGAGCGTTTCGAAGCCGCCCAGGACGAAAGCTCCATCCCGCACTTCATCGACTTTCCGATCAAGACGCCGGCCGACTGGCAGGAAATGAGGAAGCGCTACCGCCGCGACGACCCGGTGCGCAAGGGCAAAGACTCCGACTTTGCCCATGTGCGCGAGGCGATGGCCCGCGGGGCGATGGTCACGCTGCACCTGTGCGGGCCTTACGGGCAACTGCGCAACTGGATGGGTTTTGAGAATCTCTCCACCGCGTTCTACGACTATCCCGAGATGATCCACGACATGATGGAAAGCTTCACCGAGTTGATCGTCGACAGCGTCGAGGCCGCACCCGCCGACATTCCGATCGACCAGGTCTCGTGGTGGGAAGACATGGCCAGCCGCAACGGCCCCTTCGTGAGCCCCAGGATGTTCCGCGAGTTCCTCCAGCCGGCGTATCATGCGGTGATGCAGGCCGCCAAAAAGCGCGGCTGCGTGCTGGGCATCGTCGACTGCGATGGCAACCCGCACGACATCGTCGGCAACTGGCTGGAAGAAGGCGTCAACATCATGTTCCCGATGGAGGTCGCCGCCGGTGTGGACGCGGCCGAGTGGCGCAAGGAGTGGGGCCTGGACCTGCGGATGCGAGGCGGCATCGCCAAGGTGCCGCTGGCGCAAGACAAGTCCGCCATCGACGCCGAGCTCGAGCGCATCCGCCCGCTGCTGGACCAGGGCGGCTTCATCCCGCACCTGGACCATCTCGTGCCGCCGGATATCTCTTACGCGAACTACTGCTACTATCGCGAAAAGAAGATGAAGATGATTGGGAAATAG